A window of the Brachybacterium sacelli genome harbors these coding sequences:
- the wecB gene encoding non-hydrolyzing UDP-N-acetylglucosamine 2-epimerase, with protein MKILSVVGARPQFVKLAAIADAAAQRDDVEHVIVHTGQHYDAAMSDVFFADLRIPAPDVNLAVGSGTHGRQTGAMLTGMDEVLAEHRPDWTLVYGDTNSTLAGTLSAVKMHLRVAHLEAGLRSFNRRMPEEHNRVLTDHAADLLLAPTEVARGHLAAEGLAERTLVTGDVMTDVCLRVAESVRGTEPALPEGIDHSAPFAVATIHRADNTDDPDRLRAIVTALQGLDVPLALFAHPRLVAAAEAAGIELAGGAVHVGEPVAYPDLVGAVQRASAVVTDSGGLQKEAYLLGTPCSTIRTETEWVETLEDDWNRLVSDPQELGVAVSRPQPTAERAPHYGDGRAAARSVDALRERA; from the coding sequence ATGAAGATCCTGTCCGTCGTGGGCGCCCGCCCGCAGTTCGTCAAGCTCGCCGCGATCGCCGATGCGGCCGCGCAGCGCGACGACGTCGAGCACGTGATCGTCCACACCGGACAGCACTACGACGCCGCGATGAGCGACGTCTTCTTCGCCGATCTGCGCATCCCCGCCCCGGACGTGAACCTCGCCGTCGGCTCCGGCACCCACGGCCGCCAGACCGGGGCGATGCTCACCGGGATGGACGAGGTGCTCGCGGAGCACCGGCCGGACTGGACCCTGGTCTACGGCGACACCAACTCCACCCTCGCCGGCACCCTCTCCGCGGTGAAGATGCACCTGCGGGTCGCCCATCTCGAGGCGGGGCTGCGCTCCTTCAACCGCCGCATGCCCGAGGAGCACAACCGAGTGCTCACCGATCACGCCGCCGACCTCCTGCTGGCTCCCACCGAGGTGGCACGAGGCCACCTCGCCGCCGAGGGCCTGGCGGAACGGACCCTGGTCACCGGTGACGTCATGACCGACGTCTGCCTGCGCGTGGCCGAGTCCGTGCGGGGCACCGAGCCGGCGCTGCCGGAGGGCATCGACCACTCGGCGCCCTTCGCGGTCGCGACCATCCACCGCGCCGACAACACCGACGACCCCGACCGTCTGCGGGCGATCGTCACGGCTCTGCAGGGCCTGGACGTGCCGCTGGCGCTGTTCGCCCACCCCCGCCTGGTCGCCGCCGCGGAGGCGGCGGGCATCGAGCTGGCCGGCGGCGCCGTCCACGTCGGCGAGCCCGTCGCCTATCCCGACCTGGTCGGCGCCGTGCAGCGCGCGAGCGCCGTGGTTACCGACTCCGGGGGACTGCAGAAGGAGGCCTACCTGCTGGGCACGCCCTGCTCCACGATCCGCACCGAGACCGAATGGGTCGAGACCCTCGAGGACGACTGGAACCGCCTGGTGAGCGACCCGCAGGAGCTGGGCGTCGCCGTGAGCAGGCCGCAGCCGACGGCCGAGCGAGCACCGCACTACGGTGACGGCCGCGCAGCCGCCCGCAGCGTCGACGCCCTGCGCGAGCGCGCCTGA
- a CDS encoding glycosyltransferase, whose translation MPRSRTARRRPGRPPHVVVATRLYTPEPVAAAFRQEALVIALERAGAEVTVLTTAAPGAGTVRSRSRKVSRWPVKRDHQGQVRGYLSYLSFDLPLALRLLLQRPMDALVLEPPPTTGLVGMVAAAIRRVPYTFYAADVWSDATDSVDGVPTLVRSAVRRAETIVWKRAAHVLTISPGVQHRLEELVGPRPTLTMVGNGIDTGTFTPAGEDGGEAGPYFVYAGTVSEWQGAEVFVDAFARVRAAHPEARLLFFSEGSGRDELEARVREHGLEGIEFRDKIPPAQVAAHLRGAVAGLSSITPGQGYEFALPTKIYAATATGTPVIHAGAGAAHDRIRDNHLGWACDHEVGEVAGAMDCALRGEDRPSREHLRSWTLENASLAGCAAQAAAQVMGDLHR comes from the coding sequence ATGCCCCGCTCGCGCACCGCCCGTCGCCGTCCCGGACGGCCGCCGCACGTCGTCGTCGCCACCCGCCTGTACACCCCGGAGCCGGTCGCGGCCGCGTTCCGCCAGGAGGCCCTGGTCATCGCACTCGAACGGGCGGGGGCCGAGGTCACTGTCCTGACCACCGCCGCCCCCGGCGCCGGAACGGTCCGCTCTCGATCGCGGAAGGTCTCCCGCTGGCCGGTCAAGCGCGACCACCAGGGGCAGGTGCGCGGGTACCTCTCCTACCTGAGCTTCGACCTCCCGCTCGCGCTGCGGCTGCTGCTCCAGCGCCCCATGGACGCCCTCGTGCTCGAGCCGCCGCCGACCACGGGACTGGTCGGCATGGTCGCCGCCGCCATCCGGCGGGTGCCGTACACCTTCTACGCCGCCGACGTCTGGTCCGACGCGACCGACAGCGTCGACGGCGTGCCCACTCTGGTGCGCTCGGCGGTGCGCCGGGCGGAGACCATCGTGTGGAAGCGCGCCGCCCACGTGCTGACCATCTCGCCGGGGGTCCAGCACCGTCTCGAGGAACTCGTGGGACCACGACCGACCCTGACCATGGTCGGCAACGGCATCGACACCGGGACCTTCACCCCCGCGGGCGAGGACGGCGGGGAGGCGGGACCCTACTTCGTCTACGCCGGCACCGTCTCCGAGTGGCAGGGCGCCGAGGTCTTCGTCGACGCCTTCGCCCGGGTCCGGGCCGCCCACCCCGAGGCGCGCCTGCTGTTTTTCTCCGAGGGGTCGGGCCGCGACGAGCTCGAGGCGCGCGTGCGCGAGCACGGTCTCGAGGGCATCGAGTTCCGGGACAAGATCCCGCCGGCGCAGGTCGCCGCGCACCTGCGCGGCGCCGTGGCGGGCCTGTCCTCGATCACCCCCGGGCAGGGCTACGAGTTCGCCCTGCCCACGAAGATCTACGCCGCCACCGCGACCGGCACCCCCGTGATCCATGCGGGGGCGGGCGCCGCCCATGACCGCATCCGCGACAACCACCTGGGGTGGGCATGCGACCACGAGGTCGGGGAGGTGGCCGGGGCCATGGACTGTGCCCTGCGCGGCGAGGACCGGCCCTCGCGGGAGCACCTGCGCTCCTGGACGCTGGAGAACGCCTCCTTGGCCGGCTGTGCGGCGCAGGCGGCCGCGCAGGTGATGGGGGACCTGCACCGCTGA